In the genome of Epinephelus lanceolatus isolate andai-2023 chromosome 18, ASM4190304v1, whole genome shotgun sequence, one region contains:
- the arhgap23a gene encoding rho GTPase-activating protein 23 isoform X13 produces the protein MDQGKGRRDGLSSTGDNPRPPMATRPGREGVGMGWKGPRTLVLHKNSQGFGFTLRHFIVYPPESALHTNLKDEENGNGKGYQKGRLEPMDTIFVKSVREKGPAHQAGLCTGDRLVKVNGESVLGKTYSQVIALIQNSESVLELSIMPKDEDVLQLAYSQDAYLTGNEPYTGGAEYLPPPPPICYPHTKATPPAGAPPPPPMGQNQLDNWSRWAGSSSPSSPLDNRSAVCSPASWQEGRAGEPGGVGHSSPAHRTEEIQYGMTGQQPQGQTRGRSYSSSSSSGGPLSSPLQVHYPNHHAASSSQAQPRKSSSAWTSPPLPQLSHGRNERCQQALSDWYYNQQPERPGRNMQTRHRSYSQDRLIDSRRQQQRAGGWPHSASQDTLLLLQQSGPGPHGEPYWSYGDWEGGPGRGHPATNYTRTRSENLLAQYDRHGRSLEMLDRAAAGLVSPRFERPPWHQQAPKPPPRPDAYPRQGSHHGAAQAPPVSRHAQSHSKHHPQTHTQAHSQPQPQQATPQSRRLPPGQSMDDQPVGYRSYSPSFYRKTGRIMQQAHSFRDPSYSGPHMNWNTPKTSPPEGTTAPLTASASSPLASATPESQDRAYRPTNHERERGSVEGQAEVAAQTQEVVLRQKPPTGRRNAHGMRHPHYALPLDGLEPSLFSPDPQDSAPAPGSMGDVAPRKPNGNLAPLPIEDDSLASIPFIDEPTSPGADLRARHVPASSVVSSGMNSAPAVVTSPASPTFTFPLTRLFSHDCSSIKSGRRSSYLLAITTERSKSCDEGLNTFREEGRVFSRLPKRVKSFFTDGSLDNLGTAEEVRSKRHSTSELGNITYSDVRREGWLHFKQILTEKGKKVGSGMRPWKRVFSVLRSHSLFLYKDKREAVLRGATIGGAAEDEQPISIRGCLVDIAYSETKRKHALRLTTQDFCEYLLQAEDREDMLDWIKVIRENSKTDSEELGFSRQALINKKLNDYRKQSPTGSKPDSSPRMPRMKPPFLLAKTENAAGAPRSPKPEGKDESGPPKSPWGINIMKKAKKAGPKAFGVRLEDCQPGVNNKFIPLIVEICCGLVEDMGLEYTGIYRVPGNNAMVSMLQDQLNKGVDINPAEEKWQDLNVVSSLLKSFFRKLPEPLFTNDKYNDFIDANRMESASERLKTMKKLIRDLPDYYYHTLKFLVVHLKTVADNSDKNKMEPRNLALVFGPTLVRTSEDNMKDMVTHMPDRYKIVETLIQHCNWFFTEEQDKDEKTPVDTEDVQPAPNIDHLLSNIGRTALLGEASDSTNSDSAKSKGSWGSKKDITPKDFLALSIMSAVTGRKRRKRHNARRVGSSTDDDSEHEPIKAGHLGAEEEEEAESPVGDTAPRAEGEEDDDEDEEEEEEEEEEEEDEEVVESGAKEEVEEEAVAVIPSGGRPRCKEEEEAGEGQAAMLLHEEEARAEVKGPTWRAPEDARSIVSGYSTLSTLGRSLGSEGRGDDADDEHSELVSETDNESGFASRSLTQERPDKHPTSPVNTQQPAAPRSFLYTHYKPPVLSPTNLLAPPTALTHTPDSADRSEGGARSTTPSSSSFSSSSTTHRLHSRPSFNSHKLIQCDTLARKKLKSEKGKARSLDLMELSGAAAEADGAGSGSDGAHRVRRETSRTNPSSGSSQESLRLSRPKPSLPPSEAASFTPIGPSGRSLAEQVRARLLGSADDLRSVGLRKPLSPETRRKRRAWRRHTVVASPTEVSDKRPPLTVTEFPLSPIAQNQVKPPGQPRDADGLDQGAATRQAPTSRFHEYL, from the exons GATGAGGAGAACGGCAACGGAAAGG GGTATCAGAAAGGTCGTCTGGAGCCAATGGACACCATATTTGTGAAGAGTGTGAGAGAAAAAGGTCCGGCCCACCAGGCGGGCTTGTGCACAG GGGATCGGCTGGTGAAAGTGAACGGAGAGAGCGTTTTAGGAAAGACGTACTCGCAGGTGATAGCCCTTATTCAgaacag TGAAAGTGTTTTGGAGCTCTCCATTATGCCAAAAGATGAAGACGTGCTTCAGTTG GCATACTCCCAGGATGCCTACCTGACAGGCAACGAACCCTACACAGGGGGAGCTGAGTACCTCCCACCACCGCCACCTATCTGTTACCCACACACAAAGGCCACGCCCCCTGCTGGagcccctccacctccccccaTGGGCCAGAACCAGCTGGATAACTGGAGTCGCTGGGCAGGCTCTTCCAGCCCCTCTTCACCCCTGGACAACCGCTCTGCTGTGTGCAGCCCTGCCAGCTGGCAGGAAGGACGTGCAGGAGAGCCAGGTGGTGTGGGTCACAGCAGCCCGGCCCACCGCACAGAGGAGATCCAGTACGGTATGACCGGCCAACAGCCTCAGGGCCAGACAAGAGGGCGCTCCtactcttcctcttcctcatcagGAGGCCCTTTGTCCAGCCCGCTGCAAGTCCACTACCCTAACCACCATGCTGCCAGTTCCTCTCAGGCTCAGCCACGCAAGTCCAGCTCAGCCTGGACCAGTCCCCCCCTGCCCCAGCTAAGCCACGGCCGCAACGAGCGCTGCCAGCAGGCCCTTTCTGACTGGTACTACAACCAGCAGCCGGAGCGCCCAGGACGCAACATGCAGACCCGCCACCGCAGCTACTCTCAGGATCGGCTCATTGACTCAaggaggcagcagcagcgggCAGGCGGCTGGCCGCACAGTGCCTCCCAGGACACCCTGCTGTTACTACAACAGTCAGGACCAGGGCCCCATGGAGAGCCGTACTGGTCCTATGGAGACTGGGAGGGTGGCCCGGGAAGGGGCCACCCTGCCACTAACTATACGCGAACACGCTCTGAAAATCTGCTGGCCCAGTATGATCGCCATGGCCGCTCGTTAGAGATGCTAGACCGAGCAGCAGCTGGACTGGTCTCGCCTCGGTTTGAGCGGCCTCCATGGCACCAGCAGGCTCCCAAGCCGCCCCCGAGGCCTGATGCCTACCCGAGGCAAGGGAGCCATCATGGTGCGGCACAAGCTCCTCCGGTGTCCCGACACGCACAGTCACATTCTAAACACCACCCTCAGACTCATACCCAGGCCCACTCCCAGCCTCAGCCCCAGCAGGCTACCCCTCAGAGCAGGCGGCTCCCACCTGGGCAGAGCATGGACGACCAGCCGGTGGGCTACCGCAGCTACAGCCCCTCTTTTTACCGCAAGACGGGCCGCATCATGCAGCAAGCCCACTCTTTCAGGGACCCTTCGTACTCTGGCCCTCACATGAACTGGAACACACCTAAAACCAGCCCCCCAGAGGGCACAACGGCACCTCTCACTGCCTCTGCCTCGTCCCCTCTCGCCTCCGCCACTCCCGAATCCCAGGACAGAGCGTACAGGCCAACAAACCACGAGAGGGAACGAGGGTCAGTGGAGGGGCAGGCAGAGGTGGCAGCACAGACCCAGGAAGTGGTGCTGAGGCAGAAACCTCCCACTGGGCGAAGGAACGCCCACGGCATGCGCCACCCCCACTATGCGCTGCCCTTGGATGGGCTAGAACCCTCTTTGTTTTCTCCCGATCCCCAGGACTCAGCTCCTGCCCCTGGTTCCATGGGAGATGTAGCCCCACGTAAACCAAACGGCAACCTGGCCCCCCTCCCCATAGAGGATGATTCACTGGCCTCCATCCCCTTCATAG ATGAGCCGACCAGCCCCGGCGCTGATTTGCGTGCACGCCACGTGCCGGCGTCCTCCGTGGTGTCCAGCGGCATGAATTCGGCACCCGCCGTGGTCAccagccccgcctcccccacctTCACCTTCCCCCTCACTAGGCTCTTCTCACACGACTGCA GCAGTATTAAATCCGGTCGCCGTTCCTCCTATCTTCTAGCCATCACCACCGAACGCTCCAAGTCGTGTGACGAGGGACTCAACACGTTCAGAGAGGAAGGCCGAGTCTTCTC GAGGCTACCAAAGAGAGTGAAGAGTTTCTTCACAGATGGG tctcTGGACAACCTCGGGACAGCAGAGGAGGTTCGATCTAAACGCCATTCCACCTCAGAGCTGGGAAACATCACTTACAGTGACGTACGGCGAGAAGGATGGCTGCACTTCAAACAGATCCTCACAGAGAAGGGCAAG AAGGTGGGCAGCGGCATGCGTCCATGGAAGCGAGTCTTCTCGGTGCTTCGCTCCCATTCGCTGTTCCTCTACAAGGACAAGAGGGAGGCGGTGCTCCGCGGGGCCACGATTGGAGGCGCGGCTGAGGACGAGCAGCCAATCAGCATCCGGGGCTGCCTGGTGGATATTGCGTACAGTGAGACCAAACGGAAGCACGCGCTGCGGCTGACCACCCAGGACTTCTGCGAGTACCTGCTGCAGGCGGAGGACCGTGAGGACATGCTGGACTGGATCAAGGTCATCAGGGAGAACAGCAAAACGGACAGCGAG gAGCTCGGCTTCTCCAGACAGGCCCTCATCAATAAGAAGCTGAATGATTACAGGAAACAGAG TCCAACAGGCAGCAAGCCCGACTCCTCTCCCAGAATGCCCCGCATGAAGCCTCCCTTCCTGCTTGCCAAGACAGAAAACGCAGCAGGGGCACCACGCTCTCCAAAACCAGAGGGCAAAG ATGAGAGCGGCCCTCCGAAGTCTCCGTGGGGAATCAACATCATGAAGAAGGCAAAGAAGGCCGGGCCTAAAGCTTTTGGTGTGAGGTTGGAGGATTGTCAGCCGGGAGTAAACAACAAG TTCATCCCGTTGATTGTGGAGATCTGCTGCGGCCTGGTGGAGGACATGGGTCTGGAGTACACGGGAATCTACAGAGTCCCCGGGAACAACGCTATGGTGTCGATGCTCCAGGATCAGCTCAACAAGGGCGTCGACATCAACCCTGCAGAGGAG AAGTGGCAAGACCTCAATGTTGTCAGCAGTTTACTTAAATCCTTCTTCAGGAAACTTCCAGAGCCTCTTTTCACCAACG ACAAGTACAACGACTTCATTGATGCCAATCGAATGGAAAGTGCATCAGAACGACTAAAAACCATGAAGAAACTA ATTCGAGACCTCCCAGATTATTATTACCACACTCTGAAGTTCCTTGTTGTCCACCTGAAGACTGTAGCCGACAACTCTGATAAAAACaag ATGGAGCCTCGTAACCTGGCTCTGGTGTTTGGGCCAACTCTCGTTCGGACGTCTGAGGACAACATGAAAGATATGGTCACACACATGCCCGACCGTTACAAGATAGTAGAGACGCTCATCCAACAT TGCAACTGGTTTTTCACTGAAGAGCAAGACAAGGATGAAAAG ACGCCGGTGGACACGGAGGACGTGCAACCTGCCCCCAACATCGACCACCTGCTATCCAACATCGGCAGGACCGCTCTGCTCGGGGAGGCCTCAG ACTCAACCAACAGTGACTCAGCTAAATCGAAG gGGTCGTGGGGGTCAAAGAAAGACATCACACCCAAGGACTTCCTGGCTCTGTCCATCATGTCAGCTGTTACGGGCCGCAAACGCAGAAAGCGCCACAACGCCCGCCGCGTGGGCAGCAGCACCGACGACGACTCCGAGCACGAGCCAATCAAAGCCGGACATTTAggggcagaggaggaagaggaggcagagTCGCCCGTAGGGGACACTGCTCCTcgagcagagggagaggaggacgACGAcgaagatgaagaggaagaggaggaggaggaggaggaagaggaagacgaGGAAGTTGTTGAGAGCGGAGCGAAAGAGGAGGTAGAAGAGGAGGCAGTGGCGGTTATTCCCAGTGGTGGTCGGCCACGCtgtaaagaggaagaggaggcaggAGAAGGGCAGGCAGCCATGTTGTTGCATGAGGAGGAGGCGCGGGCGGAGGTGAAGGGGCCGACGTGGAGAGCTCCAGAGGATGCTCGCTCCATTGTTTCTGGTTACTCCACCCTCTCCACGTTAGGGCGGAGCCTGGGGTCAGAAGGGAGGGGGGACGATGCTGATGATGAGCACAGCGAGCTGGTGAGTGAGACGGACAACGAGAGTGGCTTCGCCTCGCGCTCCCTCACGCAGGAACGACCTGATAAACACCCAACATCACCTGTGAACACACAACAGCCAGCAGCCCCACGCAGCTTCCTCTACACACACTACAAACCCCCCGTACTCTCACCTACAAACCTGCTAGCCCCACCCAcagcgctcacacacacaccagactcTGCAGACAGGAGCGAAGGAGGGGCGAGGTCCACCAcgccctcatcctcctccttctcctcctcctccactacTCACAGACTGCATTCACGGCCTTCCTTCAACTCCCACAAGCTGATCCAGTGTGACACCCTGGCCAGGAAGAAGCTGAAGTCGGAGAAGGGCAAGGCTCGCTCCCTGGACCTGATGGAGCTGTCTGGGGCTGCGGCTGAGGCTGATGGCGCTGGTTCTGGCTCAGACGGTGCACACAGAGTGAGGCGGGAGACCTCCAGAACCAACCCCTCCTCCGGCAGCAGCCAGGAGAGCCTGCGCCTGAGCCGGCCCAAGCCCTCCCTGCCACCCAGTGAGGCCGCCTCCTTCACCCCGATCGGCCCTAGCGGCAGGTCTCTGGCAGAGCAGGTCCGCGCTCGTCTGCTGGGCTCAGCCGACGACCTGCGCAGCGTGGGACTACGAAAACCGCTGTCCCCGGAGACACGGAGGAAGAGACGGGCCTGGCGCAGACACACCGTGGTGGCCTCCCCAACTGAGGTCTCTGACAAGAGACCCCCGCTGACTGTCACTGAGTTCCCCCTGTCTCCTATCGCTCAGAACCAGGTCAAACCACCAGGGCAGCCTCGGGATGCAGACGGGCTCGACCAAGGAGCGGCGACACGTCAAGCACCCACCTCTAGATTCCACGAGTACCTGTGA
- the arhgap23a gene encoding rho GTPase-activating protein 23 isoform X2, with protein MWAASDADLRKLHAPMPAAMLPCPAPAGSDWSFQNPVGVDCSSPEPRCIWLAVLRSATGSAPPPASPAMPTGHSKSSHQPRGKGRRDGLSSTGDNPRPPMATRPGREGVGMGWKGPRTLVLHKNSQGFGFTLRHFIVYPPESALHTNLKDEENGNGKGYQKGRLEPMDTIFVKSVREKGPAHQAGLCTGDRLVKVNGESVLGKTYSQVIALIQNSESVLELSIMPKDEDVLQLAYSQDAYLTGNEPYTGGAEYLPPPPPICYPHTKATPPAGAPPPPPMGQNQLDNWSRWAGSSSPSSPLDNRSAVCSPASWQEGRAGEPGGVGHSSPAHRTEEIQYGMTGQQPQGQTRGRSYSSSSSSGGPLSSPLQVHYPNHHAASSSQAQPRKSSSAWTSPPLPQLSHGRNERCQQALSDWYYNQQPERPGRNMQTRHRSYSQDRLIDSRRQQQRAGGWPHSASQDTLLLLQQSGPGPHGEPYWSYGDWEGGPGRGHPATNYTRTRSENLLAQYDRHGRSLEMLDRAAAGLVSPRFERPPWHQQAPKPPPRPDAYPRQGSHHGAAQAPPVSRHAQSHSKHHPQTHTQAHSQPQPQQATPQSRRLPPGQSMDDQPVGYRSYSPSFYRKTGRIMQQAHSFRDPSYSGPHMNWNTPKTSPPEGTTAPLTASASSPLASATPESQDRAYRPTNHERERGSVEGQAEVAAQTQEVVLRQKPPTGRRNAHGMRHPHYALPLDGLEPSLFSPDPQDSAPAPGSMGDVAPRKPNGNLAPLPIEDDSLASIPFIDEPTSPGADLRARHVPASSVVSSGMNSAPAVVTSPASPTFTFPLTRLFSHDCTITTERSKSCDEGLNTFREEGRVFSRLPKRVKSFFTDGSLDNLGTAEEVRSKRHSTSELGNITYSDVRREGWLHFKQILTEKGKKVGSGMRPWKRVFSVLRSHSLFLYKDKREAVLRGATIGGAAEDEQPISIRGCLVDIAYSETKRKHALRLTTQDFCEYLLQAEDREDMLDWIKVIRENSKTDSEELGFSRQALINKKLNDYRKQSPTGSKPDSSPRMPRMKPPFLLAKTENAAGAPRSPKPEGKDESGPPKSPWGINIMKKAKKAGPKAFGVRLEDCQPGVNNKFIPLIVEICCGLVEDMGLEYTGIYRVPGNNAMVSMLQDQLNKGVDINPAEEKWQDLNVVSSLLKSFFRKLPEPLFTNDKYNDFIDANRMESASERLKTMKKLIRDLPDYYYHTLKFLVVHLKTVADNSDKNKMEPRNLALVFGPTLVRTSEDNMKDMVTHMPDRYKIVETLIQHCNWFFTEEQDKDEKTPVDTEDVQPAPNIDHLLSNIGRTALLGEASDSTNSDSAKSKGSWGSKKDITPKDFLALSIMSAVTGRKRRKRHNARRVGSSTDDDSEHEPIKAGHLGAEEEEEAESPVGDTAPRAEGEEDDDEDEEEEEEEEEEEEDEEVVESGAKEEVEEEAVAVIPSGGRPRCKEEEEAGEGQAAMLLHEEEARAEVKGPTWRAPEDARSIVSGYSTLSTLGRSLGSEGRGDDADDEHSELVSETDNESGFASRSLTQERPDKHPTSPVNTQQPAAPRSFLYTHYKPPVLSPTNLLAPPTALTHTPDSADRSEGGARSTTPSSSSFSSSSTTHRLHSRPSFNSHKLIQCDTLARKKLKSEKGKARSLDLMELSGAAAEADGAGSGSDGAHRVRRETSRTNPSSGSSQESLRLSRPKPSLPPSEAASFTPIGPSGRSLAEQVRARLLGSADDLRSVGLRKPLSPETRRKRRAWRRHTVVASPTEVSDKRPPLTVTEFPLSPIAQNQVKPPGQPRDADGLDQGAATRQAPTSRFHEYL; from the exons GATGAGGAGAACGGCAACGGAAAGG GGTATCAGAAAGGTCGTCTGGAGCCAATGGACACCATATTTGTGAAGAGTGTGAGAGAAAAAGGTCCGGCCCACCAGGCGGGCTTGTGCACAG GGGATCGGCTGGTGAAAGTGAACGGAGAGAGCGTTTTAGGAAAGACGTACTCGCAGGTGATAGCCCTTATTCAgaacag TGAAAGTGTTTTGGAGCTCTCCATTATGCCAAAAGATGAAGACGTGCTTCAGTTG GCATACTCCCAGGATGCCTACCTGACAGGCAACGAACCCTACACAGGGGGAGCTGAGTACCTCCCACCACCGCCACCTATCTGTTACCCACACACAAAGGCCACGCCCCCTGCTGGagcccctccacctccccccaTGGGCCAGAACCAGCTGGATAACTGGAGTCGCTGGGCAGGCTCTTCCAGCCCCTCTTCACCCCTGGACAACCGCTCTGCTGTGTGCAGCCCTGCCAGCTGGCAGGAAGGACGTGCAGGAGAGCCAGGTGGTGTGGGTCACAGCAGCCCGGCCCACCGCACAGAGGAGATCCAGTACGGTATGACCGGCCAACAGCCTCAGGGCCAGACAAGAGGGCGCTCCtactcttcctcttcctcatcagGAGGCCCTTTGTCCAGCCCGCTGCAAGTCCACTACCCTAACCACCATGCTGCCAGTTCCTCTCAGGCTCAGCCACGCAAGTCCAGCTCAGCCTGGACCAGTCCCCCCCTGCCCCAGCTAAGCCACGGCCGCAACGAGCGCTGCCAGCAGGCCCTTTCTGACTGGTACTACAACCAGCAGCCGGAGCGCCCAGGACGCAACATGCAGACCCGCCACCGCAGCTACTCTCAGGATCGGCTCATTGACTCAaggaggcagcagcagcgggCAGGCGGCTGGCCGCACAGTGCCTCCCAGGACACCCTGCTGTTACTACAACAGTCAGGACCAGGGCCCCATGGAGAGCCGTACTGGTCCTATGGAGACTGGGAGGGTGGCCCGGGAAGGGGCCACCCTGCCACTAACTATACGCGAACACGCTCTGAAAATCTGCTGGCCCAGTATGATCGCCATGGCCGCTCGTTAGAGATGCTAGACCGAGCAGCAGCTGGACTGGTCTCGCCTCGGTTTGAGCGGCCTCCATGGCACCAGCAGGCTCCCAAGCCGCCCCCGAGGCCTGATGCCTACCCGAGGCAAGGGAGCCATCATGGTGCGGCACAAGCTCCTCCGGTGTCCCGACACGCACAGTCACATTCTAAACACCACCCTCAGACTCATACCCAGGCCCACTCCCAGCCTCAGCCCCAGCAGGCTACCCCTCAGAGCAGGCGGCTCCCACCTGGGCAGAGCATGGACGACCAGCCGGTGGGCTACCGCAGCTACAGCCCCTCTTTTTACCGCAAGACGGGCCGCATCATGCAGCAAGCCCACTCTTTCAGGGACCCTTCGTACTCTGGCCCTCACATGAACTGGAACACACCTAAAACCAGCCCCCCAGAGGGCACAACGGCACCTCTCACTGCCTCTGCCTCGTCCCCTCTCGCCTCCGCCACTCCCGAATCCCAGGACAGAGCGTACAGGCCAACAAACCACGAGAGGGAACGAGGGTCAGTGGAGGGGCAGGCAGAGGTGGCAGCACAGACCCAGGAAGTGGTGCTGAGGCAGAAACCTCCCACTGGGCGAAGGAACGCCCACGGCATGCGCCACCCCCACTATGCGCTGCCCTTGGATGGGCTAGAACCCTCTTTGTTTTCTCCCGATCCCCAGGACTCAGCTCCTGCCCCTGGTTCCATGGGAGATGTAGCCCCACGTAAACCAAACGGCAACCTGGCCCCCCTCCCCATAGAGGATGATTCACTGGCCTCCATCCCCTTCATAG ATGAGCCGACCAGCCCCGGCGCTGATTTGCGTGCACGCCACGTGCCGGCGTCCTCCGTGGTGTCCAGCGGCATGAATTCGGCACCCGCCGTGGTCAccagccccgcctcccccacctTCACCTTCCCCCTCACTAGGCTCTTCTCACACGACTGCA CCATCACCACCGAACGCTCCAAGTCGTGTGACGAGGGACTCAACACGTTCAGAGAGGAAGGCCGAGTCTTCTC GAGGCTACCAAAGAGAGTGAAGAGTTTCTTCACAGATGGG tctcTGGACAACCTCGGGACAGCAGAGGAGGTTCGATCTAAACGCCATTCCACCTCAGAGCTGGGAAACATCACTTACAGTGACGTACGGCGAGAAGGATGGCTGCACTTCAAACAGATCCTCACAGAGAAGGGCAAG AAGGTGGGCAGCGGCATGCGTCCATGGAAGCGAGTCTTCTCGGTGCTTCGCTCCCATTCGCTGTTCCTCTACAAGGACAAGAGGGAGGCGGTGCTCCGCGGGGCCACGATTGGAGGCGCGGCTGAGGACGAGCAGCCAATCAGCATCCGGGGCTGCCTGGTGGATATTGCGTACAGTGAGACCAAACGGAAGCACGCGCTGCGGCTGACCACCCAGGACTTCTGCGAGTACCTGCTGCAGGCGGAGGACCGTGAGGACATGCTGGACTGGATCAAGGTCATCAGGGAGAACAGCAAAACGGACAGCGAG gAGCTCGGCTTCTCCAGACAGGCCCTCATCAATAAGAAGCTGAATGATTACAGGAAACAGAG TCCAACAGGCAGCAAGCCCGACTCCTCTCCCAGAATGCCCCGCATGAAGCCTCCCTTCCTGCTTGCCAAGACAGAAAACGCAGCAGGGGCACCACGCTCTCCAAAACCAGAGGGCAAAG ATGAGAGCGGCCCTCCGAAGTCTCCGTGGGGAATCAACATCATGAAGAAGGCAAAGAAGGCCGGGCCTAAAGCTTTTGGTGTGAGGTTGGAGGATTGTCAGCCGGGAGTAAACAACAAG TTCATCCCGTTGATTGTGGAGATCTGCTGCGGCCTGGTGGAGGACATGGGTCTGGAGTACACGGGAATCTACAGAGTCCCCGGGAACAACGCTATGGTGTCGATGCTCCAGGATCAGCTCAACAAGGGCGTCGACATCAACCCTGCAGAGGAG AAGTGGCAAGACCTCAATGTTGTCAGCAGTTTACTTAAATCCTTCTTCAGGAAACTTCCAGAGCCTCTTTTCACCAACG ACAAGTACAACGACTTCATTGATGCCAATCGAATGGAAAGTGCATCAGAACGACTAAAAACCATGAAGAAACTA ATTCGAGACCTCCCAGATTATTATTACCACACTCTGAAGTTCCTTGTTGTCCACCTGAAGACTGTAGCCGACAACTCTGATAAAAACaag ATGGAGCCTCGTAACCTGGCTCTGGTGTTTGGGCCAACTCTCGTTCGGACGTCTGAGGACAACATGAAAGATATGGTCACACACATGCCCGACCGTTACAAGATAGTAGAGACGCTCATCCAACAT TGCAACTGGTTTTTCACTGAAGAGCAAGACAAGGATGAAAAG ACGCCGGTGGACACGGAGGACGTGCAACCTGCCCCCAACATCGACCACCTGCTATCCAACATCGGCAGGACCGCTCTGCTCGGGGAGGCCTCAG ACTCAACCAACAGTGACTCAGCTAAATCGAAG gGGTCGTGGGGGTCAAAGAAAGACATCACACCCAAGGACTTCCTGGCTCTGTCCATCATGTCAGCTGTTACGGGCCGCAAACGCAGAAAGCGCCACAACGCCCGCCGCGTGGGCAGCAGCACCGACGACGACTCCGAGCACGAGCCAATCAAAGCCGGACATTTAggggcagaggaggaagaggaggcagagTCGCCCGTAGGGGACACTGCTCCTcgagcagagggagaggaggacgACGAcgaagatgaagaggaagaggaggaggaggaggaggaagaggaagacgaGGAAGTTGTTGAGAGCGGAGCGAAAGAGGAGGTAGAAGAGGAGGCAGTGGCGGTTATTCCCAGTGGTGGTCGGCCACGCtgtaaagaggaagaggaggcaggAGAAGGGCAGGCAGCCATGTTGTTGCATGAGGAGGAGGCGCGGGCGGAGGTGAAGGGGCCGACGTGGAGAGCTCCAGAGGATGCTCGCTCCATTGTTTCTGGTTACTCCACCCTCTCCACGTTAGGGCGGAGCCTGGGGTCAGAAGGGAGGGGGGACGATGCTGATGATGAGCACAGCGAGCTGGTGAGTGAGACGGACAACGAGAGTGGCTTCGCCTCGCGCTCCCTCACGCAGGAACGACCTGATAAACACCCAACATCACCTGTGAACACACAACAGCCAGCAGCCCCACGCAGCTTCCTCTACACACACTACAAACCCCCCGTACTCTCACCTACAAACCTGCTAGCCCCACCCAcagcgctcacacacacaccagactcTGCAGACAGGAGCGAAGGAGGGGCGAGGTCCACCAcgccctcatcctcctccttctcctcctcctccactacTCACAGACTGCATTCACGGCCTTCCTTCAACTCCCACAAGCTGATCCAGTGTGACACCCTGGCCAGGAAGAAGCTGAAGTCGGAGAAGGGCAAGGCTCGCTCCCTGGACCTGATGGAGCTGTCTGGGGCTGCGGCTGAGGCTGATGGCGCTGGTTCTGGCTCAGACGGTGCACACAGAGTGAGGCGGGAGACCTCCAGAACCAACCCCTCCTCCGGCAGCAGCCAGGAGAGCCTGCGCCTGAGCCGGCCCAAGCCCTCCCTGCCACCCAGTGAGGCCGCCTCCTTCACCCCGATCGGCCCTAGCGGCAGGTCTCTGGCAGAGCAGGTCCGCGCTCGTCTGCTGGGCTCAGCCGACGACCTGCGCAGCGTGGGACTACGAAAACCGCTGTCCCCGGAGACACGGAGGAAGAGACGGGCCTGGCGCAGACACACCGTGGTGGCCTCCCCAACTGAGGTCTCTGACAAGAGACCCCCGCTGACTGTCACTGAGTTCCCCCTGTCTCCTATCGCTCAGAACCAGGTCAAACCACCAGGGCAGCCTCGGGATGCAGACGGGCTCGACCAAGGAGCGGCGACACGTCAAGCACCCACCTCTAGATTCCACGAGTACCTGTGA